Proteins co-encoded in one Ruegeria pomeroyi DSS-3 genomic window:
- a CDS encoding efflux RND transporter permease subunit, with product MTGIVDWAASRARMVLAFIAISLLIGGFAYVNLPKEGEPDIEIPMLFVSVSFPGISAEDSESLLVKPMETELADLDGLKKMSATAAENYAGVALEFEFGWDKTAITADVRDAMNTAQASFPDGAEQYTLTEVNFSEFPIVIVNLTGAVPERTMARIAKDLQDDLESLDAVLEAGIAGSRDEMLEVIIDPLRLEAYNVTALELINVVQNNNQLIAAGEIESEQGSFAVKIPSSFKTARDVYDLPIKVNGDRVVRLGELAQINYTFEDRKGTARFDGESTVALQVVKRKGFNLIDTVEQVKATVAKSRAAWPPELQAAVQMGTSNDQSRVVGSMVSQLEGSVLTAIALVMIVVLASLGSRAALLVGFAIPTSFLLCFAFLAAMGVSISNIVMFGLILAVGMLVDGAIVVVEYADKRIKDGIGPMHAYVEAAQRMFWPVVSSTATTLCAFLPMLFWPGVPGEFMGMLPVTLIFVLSASLVVALIYLPVMGGVSGRISRVFNRMSDWLRARTPWWVRAALVPPALYGMFLGAMQLLNPAYLLPGGTLVGALLFLMSAFAASVTLGAARIEMPQRRVAAPGGHTPFGHVIKFIAGNPVMPIVSILAVTFAVYQVVFVIFPERALGIEFFVESEPEQATTYVRARGNLSLAEKDVLVRQAEEVIAAHPAVINVFSFAGEGGLDQNNGGAQAPADTVGQIQFEIIPWEDRPTETHPLTGWLGSRMSAWLGFEEEVVAAEYDGDFVLEQLSNELAKLPGMVAEIEALGRGPASAKPVHLRIKGDDWNTLLATTAQARAAFEETAGLIKIEDNLPLPGIDWQIDVDVAKAGRFGADVATVGAMVQLVTRGVLLGEYRPADADDEIEIRVRLPEQDRVLSTLDTLKVRTPEGLVPLSNFITRKPVEKLAKINRVDQKRYFDVKADVEPGLFKLTPDDDTQAVLAVLRTLPDGVAPTGEVVTRPADGAQFHIESLDGFDSAAAARNAVAAGSVRFAPINANERIATLTQWLETDPFGPAVEWEWTGDQEDEKESQEFLLKAFVAALGLMFIILLAQFNSFYNSVLVLLAVILSTTGVVIGMMVMGQPFSVIMTGTGIVALAGIVVNNNIVLIDTYQEYSRYMPRIEAIVRTAEARIRPVLLTTITTMAGLTPMMFGLSLDFINGGYSIDSPTALWWKQLATAVVFGLGIATVLTLVVTPSLLALRVWASTYLVMIWRGLARVTAGRSSRIARDMILRRSAKRLKATEIIWDPMQAEPPLIAAEQSLKAAE from the coding sequence ATGACCGGTATCGTCGACTGGGCCGCATCCCGCGCGCGGATGGTTCTGGCCTTCATCGCCATCTCGCTGCTGATCGGCGGCTTTGCCTATGTGAACCTGCCCAAGGAGGGTGAGCCGGATATCGAGATCCCGATGTTGTTCGTGTCGGTCAGCTTTCCCGGCATTTCCGCCGAGGACAGCGAAAGCCTGCTGGTCAAGCCGATGGAGACCGAGCTGGCCGATCTGGACGGGCTGAAAAAGATGTCGGCCACCGCCGCCGAGAACTATGCCGGCGTGGCGCTGGAGTTCGAATTCGGCTGGGACAAGACCGCGATCACCGCCGATGTGCGCGACGCGATGAACACCGCCCAGGCCAGTTTCCCCGACGGGGCCGAGCAATATACACTGACCGAGGTCAACTTTTCCGAGTTCCCGATTGTCATCGTCAACCTGACCGGCGCCGTGCCCGAACGCACCATGGCGCGCATCGCCAAGGATTTGCAGGACGATCTGGAATCGCTCGACGCGGTGCTCGAGGCCGGGATCGCCGGCAGTCGCGACGAGATGCTCGAGGTGATCATCGACCCGCTGCGGCTCGAGGCCTATAACGTCACGGCGCTGGAACTGATCAATGTGGTGCAGAACAACAACCAGCTGATCGCGGCGGGCGAGATCGAGAGTGAACAGGGCTCGTTCGCGGTCAAGATCCCCTCGTCGTTCAAGACCGCGCGCGATGTCTATGACCTGCCGATCAAGGTCAATGGCGACCGGGTGGTGCGGCTGGGCGAGTTGGCGCAGATCAACTATACTTTCGAAGACCGCAAGGGCACCGCGCGCTTTGACGGCGAAAGCACCGTCGCGCTGCAGGTGGTCAAGCGCAAGGGCTTCAACCTGATCGACACGGTCGAACAGGTCAAGGCAACCGTGGCCAAGTCGCGCGCCGCCTGGCCGCCTGAATTGCAGGCGGCGGTGCAAATGGGCACCTCGAACGACCAGAGCCGGGTCGTGGGCTCGATGGTCAGCCAGCTCGAAGGCTCGGTGCTGACCGCCATCGCGCTAGTGATGATCGTGGTGCTGGCCAGCCTGGGCAGCCGCGCGGCACTGCTGGTGGGCTTTGCCATCCCGACCTCGTTCCTGCTGTGCTTTGCCTTTCTGGCGGCGATGGGCGTGTCGATCTCGAATATCGTGATGTTCGGCCTGATCCTGGCGGTGGGGATGCTGGTCGATGGCGCCATCGTGGTGGTGGAATATGCCGACAAGCGGATCAAGGACGGCATCGGCCCGATGCATGCCTATGTCGAGGCGGCACAGCGGATGTTCTGGCCGGTGGTCTCGTCGACGGCGACAACGCTCTGCGCCTTTCTGCCGATGCTGTTCTGGCCCGGCGTGCCGGGCGAGTTCATGGGAATGCTTCCGGTCACGCTGATCTTCGTGCTGTCGGCCTCGCTGGTGGTGGCGCTGATCTATCTGCCGGTGATGGGCGGCGTGTCGGGCCGCATCAGCCGCGTGTTCAACCGCATGTCCGACTGGCTGCGCGCGCGCACGCCCTGGTGGGTGCGCGCAGCCCTGGTGCCGCCCGCGCTCTACGGGATGTTCCTGGGCGCGATGCAGCTGCTGAACCCCGCCTATCTGCTGCCGGGCGGGACGCTTGTCGGCGCGCTGCTGTTCCTCATGTCGGCCTTTGCCGCCTCGGTCACGCTGGGCGCCGCCCGGATCGAGATGCCCCAGCGCCGGGTCGCCGCCCCCGGCGGGCACACGCCCTTTGGTCATGTGATCAAGTTCATCGCCGGCAACCCGGTGATGCCCATCGTCTCGATCCTCGCGGTGACCTTTGCCGTCTATCAGGTGGTGTTTGTCATCTTCCCCGAGCGCGCGCTGGGGATCGAGTTCTTTGTCGAAAGCGAACCGGAACAGGCCACCACCTATGTCCGCGCGCGGGGCAACCTGTCGCTGGCGGAAAAGGACGTTCTGGTGCGCCAGGCCGAAGAGGTGATCGCCGCCCACCCGGCGGTGATCAACGTGTTCTCCTTTGCCGGCGAGGGCGGGCTCGACCAGAACAACGGCGGCGCCCAGGCGCCCGCCGATACCGTGGGCCAGATCCAGTTCGAGATCATCCCGTGGGAGGACCGCCCCACCGAAACCCACCCGCTGACGGGCTGGCTGGGCAGCCGCATGAGCGCCTGGCTGGGCTTCGAGGAAGAGGTGGTCGCCGCCGAATATGACGGCGATTTCGTGCTGGAACAGCTGAGCAACGAACTGGCCAAACTGCCCGGCATGGTGGCCGAGATCGAGGCTTTGGGCCGTGGCCCGGCCTCGGCCAAGCCGGTGCATCTGCGCATCAAGGGCGACGATTGGAACACGCTGCTGGCCACCACCGCCCAGGCGCGCGCCGCATTCGAAGAGACCGCGGGCCTGATCAAGATCGAGGACAACCTGCCCCTGCCCGGCATCGACTGGCAGATCGACGTCGATGTGGCCAAGGCGGGCCGCTTCGGCGCCGATGTGGCCACCGTGGGCGCCATGGTGCAGCTGGTCACGCGCGGCGTGTTGCTGGGCGAATACCGCCCCGCCGATGCCGATGACGAGATCGAGATCCGCGTCCGCCTGCCGGAACAGGACCGGGTGCTGAGCACGCTCGACACGCTTAAGGTGCGCACGCCCGAGGGGCTGGTGCCGCTGTCGAACTTCATCACCCGCAAGCCGGTCGAGAAACTGGCCAAGATCAACCGGGTCGATCAGAAACGCTATTTCGACGTCAAGGCGGATGTGGAGCCGGGTCTGTTCAAGCTGACCCCGGACGACGATACGCAAGCGGTACTGGCGGTGCTGCGCACCCTGCCCGACGGGGTGGCGCCGACCGGCGAGGTGGTGACCCGCCCCGCCGATGGCGCGCAATTCCATATCGAGAGCCTCGACGGGTTCGACAGTGCAGCCGCCGCGCGCAACGCTGTCGCGGCCGGTAGCGTGCGCTTTGCCCCGATCAATGCCAACGAGCGCATCGCCACCCTGACCCAGTGGCTGGAGACCGACCCGTTCGGCCCGGCGGTTGAATGGGAATGGACCGGCGATCAGGAAGACGAGAAGGAAAGCCAGGAATTCCTGCTCAAGGCCTTTGTCGCCGCGCTGGGACTGATGTTCATCATCCTGCTGGCGCAGTTCAACAGCTTCTACAATTCGGTGCTGGTGCTGTTGGCGGTGATCCTCAGCACCACGGGCGTGGTGATCGGCATGATGGTGATGGGCCAGCCCTTCTCGGTGATCATGACCGGCACCGGCATCGTCGCGCTGGCCGGGATCGTTGTGAACAACAATATCGTGCTGATCGACACCTATCAGGAATACAGCCGCTACATGCCCCGGATCGAGGCCATCGTGCGCACCGCCGAGGCGCGGATCCGCCCGGTGCTGCTGACCACGATCACCACCATGGCGGGCCTGACCCCGATGATGTTCGGGCTCAGCCTCGACTTCATCAACGGCGGCTATTCCATCGACAGCCCCACCGCGCTGTGGTGGAAACAGCTGGCCACGGCGGTGGTGTTCGGCCTGGGGATCGCGACCGTGCTGACCCTGGTGGTCACGCCGTCGCTGCTGGCGCTCCGGGTCTGGGCCTCGACCTATCTGGTAATGATCTGGCGCGGCCTGGCGCGGGTCACCGCCGGACGCTCCAGCCGCATCGCGCGCGATATGATCCTGCGCCGCTCGGCCAAGCGGTTGAAGGCGACCGAGATCATCTGGGACCCGATGCAGGCTGAACCGCCCCTGATCGCAGCCGAGCAATCGCTGAAGGCGGCGGAATAG
- a CDS encoding VPEID-CTERM sorting domain-containing protein — protein MFNKTITAAGTALSALVLTATSAAAQTYDYYYWWWGGWSYGGGGGTSSSVPEIDASTGALALAAVAAGLLLAREMRRRKSR, from the coding sequence ATGTTCAACAAGACGATTACCGCCGCGGGCACAGCACTCTCGGCACTGGTTCTGACAGCCACATCCGCTGCCGCGCAGACCTATGACTATTACTACTGGTGGTGGGGCGGCTGGAGCTATGGCGGCGGTGGCGGTACCAGTTCCTCGGTGCCCGAAATCGACGCCTCGACCGGCGCGCTGGCCCTGGCGGCCGTGGCCGCGGGCCTGCTGCTGGCGCGCGAGATGCGCCGCCGCAAAAGCCGCTAA
- the xrtE gene encoding exosortase E/protease, VPEID-CTERM system, whose protein sequence is MVLFALEMLAIVLIFQVFSSVECRLTGIETACRALRSATIRILCVGIGLGLFIWFRPNLRRRLVTAADTANGEARRWWAVHLIGLGLIFVPWLRADSASLNADFQAHLVTLLAGAVLAAIGALFLLVPRREMSTLLRDGGGGLALVVLVAALIPDLADALAPLWWAFRGLILVTFYGVAVVLAVLGFHVVLSPETATIGTEGFFVEMAGSCSGIEGFALTAGFFAIYSVLMRDTLRLGRFWLIVFPLALLVSWLFNVLRIAVLIMIGARISPELAVNGFHSFAGWLFFTVLALGVIWVVQARPALHREAEVAEVAPESGARMPFREDPAAALIAPFIVFMLSGLLVQSLWQAPAQGYPLQAALMAAVLWLFRKPLLALDWRLDPVALLGGAVVGVGWILSFRGGPAPEGVSQLTGAALTGWVLCRVLGTTLLVPVIEEGFFRGYLLQLLGGRSAWQTALAVGVTSLAFALLHGRVIEAGLAGLIFAGIALRRGRLGDAILAHAVANGLIALTALLTGDWSLI, encoded by the coding sequence ATGGTCCTTTTTGCCCTGGAGATGCTGGCCATCGTCCTGATCTTTCAGGTGTTCTCTTCTGTCGAATGCCGCCTGACCGGGATCGAGACCGCCTGTCGCGCGCTGCGCAGCGCGACGATCCGTATCCTTTGTGTCGGCATCGGTCTGGGCCTGTTCATCTGGTTCCGCCCAAATCTGCGCCGCCGTCTGGTGACCGCCGCCGACACCGCCAATGGCGAGGCGCGGCGCTGGTGGGCGGTGCATCTGATCGGCCTTGGCCTGATCTTCGTGCCCTGGCTCAGGGCGGATTCGGCCAGTCTGAACGCCGATTTCCAGGCCCATCTGGTCACGCTGCTGGCGGGGGCGGTTCTGGCGGCGATCGGCGCGCTGTTCCTGCTGGTGCCGCGCCGCGAGATGTCGACCTTGCTGCGCGATGGCGGCGGTGGTCTGGCGCTGGTGGTGCTGGTGGCGGCGCTGATCCCCGATCTGGCCGATGCGCTGGCGCCGCTCTGGTGGGCGTTTCGCGGCCTGATTCTTGTCACCTTCTATGGGGTGGCGGTGGTGCTGGCGGTGCTGGGCTTTCACGTGGTGCTCAGCCCCGAGACCGCCACCATCGGCACCGAGGGTTTCTTTGTCGAGATGGCCGGCAGCTGTTCGGGGATCGAGGGGTTTGCCCTGACCGCCGGTTTCTTTGCCATCTATTCGGTGCTGATGCGCGATACGCTGCGGCTGGGCCGGTTCTGGCTGATCGTGTTTCCGCTGGCTCTGCTGGTCAGCTGGCTGTTCAACGTGCTGCGCATCGCGGTGCTGATCATGATCGGGGCCCGCATCTCGCCGGAACTGGCGGTGAACGGGTTTCACAGCTTTGCCGGCTGGCTGTTCTTTACCGTGCTGGCGCTGGGGGTGATCTGGGTGGTGCAGGCGCGCCCCGCGCTGCACCGCGAGGCCGAAGTCGCAGAGGTCGCGCCCGAGAGTGGCGCGCGAATGCCCTTTCGAGAGGACCCGGCGGCGGCGCTGATCGCGCCTTTCATCGTATTCATGCTGTCGGGCCTGCTGGTGCAGAGCCTTTGGCAGGCCCCCGCGCAGGGCTATCCGCTTCAGGCGGCGCTGATGGCGGCGGTGCTGTGGCTGTTTCGCAAACCGCTGCTGGCGCTTGACTGGCGGCTCGACCCGGTCGCGCTGCTGGGCGGGGCGGTGGTCGGGGTCGGCTGGATCCTGTCCTTTCGCGGCGGTCCCGCACCCGAGGGGGTGTCACAGTTGACCGGTGCGGCGCTGACAGGCTGGGTCCTGTGCCGCGTCCTCGGCACCACATTGCTGGTGCCGGTGATCGAAGAAGGGTTTTTCCGGGGGTATCTGTTGCAACTGCTGGGCGGTCGGTCGGCATGGCAGACCGCGCTGGCGGTCGGTGTCACCAGCCTTGCCTTTGCGCTGTTGCATGGGCGCGTGATCGAGGCCGGTCTGGCCGGCCTCATCTTTGCGGGGATTGCGCTGCGCCGGGGGCGTCTGGGCGACGCCATCCTGGCTCATGCGGTGGCCAACGGGTTGATCGCGCTGACAGCGCTGCTCACCGGTGACTGGTCGCTGATCTGA
- a CDS encoding ABCB family ABC transporter ATP-binding protein/permease — MRRLAHTAPADQTASSERRSGLRTLRRVAPYLWPEGEGWVKRRVVAALAMLVLAKLIAVYTPILYKGAVDALAGEGVPPLALGAVGLTVAYGVARMLTVGFQQLRDALFAPVGQRALRALALETFRHIHRLSMRYHITRKTGGLSRIIERGVKGVEFLLRFMLFSIGPLILELVLVAAILMYLFDVWYLAVVVGTIALYIWFTFAVTEWRVKLRREMNDQDTEANQRAIDSLLNFETVKYFGAEDREARRYDQSMQAYARAALKTSYSLAFLNFGQSFLITCGLIGVMVLAALGVQRGDLTVGDFVMVNAYMIQITVPLNFLGTVYREIRQALVDMGEMFDLLEQPAEVSDKPDAAPLKVSGGEITLTDVRFGYEADREILKGVTLSVPAGQTVAIVGATGSGKSTIGRLLFRFYDVTGGALCIDGQDIRDVTQTSLHDAIGVVPQDTVLFNDTIRYNIAYGRENATQADVEAVARAAQIHDFIASLPEGYDTKVGERGLKLSGGEKQRVGIARTLLKNPPILLLDEATSALDTETEQEIKEALALAGEGRTVITIAHRLSTIAEADKIVVLEKGEIVEQGTHDALLSRGGRYAQLWTRQQAGEDEAA; from the coding sequence ATGAGACGACTGGCACACACCGCCCCGGCGGATCAGACCGCATCCTCCGAACGCCGCTCGGGCCTGCGCACGCTGCGCCGGGTGGCGCCCTATCTCTGGCCCGAGGGCGAGGGATGGGTGAAACGCCGGGTGGTGGCGGCCCTGGCGATGCTGGTGCTGGCCAAGCTGATCGCGGTCTACACGCCAATTCTCTACAAGGGCGCGGTCGACGCGTTGGCGGGCGAGGGCGTGCCGCCGCTTGCGCTGGGCGCTGTGGGTCTGACCGTGGCCTATGGCGTGGCGCGGATGCTGACGGTGGGCTTCCAACAGCTGCGCGATGCGCTGTTTGCCCCGGTCGGGCAACGGGCGCTGAGGGCGCTGGCGCTGGAGACCTTTCGCCATATCCACCGTCTGTCGATGCGCTATCACATCACCCGCAAGACCGGCGGGCTGAGCCGGATCATCGAGCGCGGGGTCAAGGGGGTCGAGTTCCTCTTGCGCTTCATGCTGTTTTCCATCGGCCCGCTGATCCTGGAACTGGTGCTGGTGGCGGCGATCCTGATGTACCTGTTCGACGTCTGGTATCTGGCCGTGGTGGTGGGGACCATCGCGCTTTATATCTGGTTCACCTTCGCGGTGACCGAATGGCGGGTGAAACTGCGCCGGGAGATGAACGATCAGGATACCGAGGCCAACCAGCGCGCCATCGACAGCCTGCTGAATTTCGAGACGGTCAAGTATTTCGGCGCCGAGGACCGCGAGGCGCGCCGCTATGACCAGTCGATGCAGGCCTATGCCCGCGCGGCGCTCAAGACCTCCTATTCGCTGGCCTTCCTCAATTTCGGTCAGTCCTTTCTGATCACCTGCGGCCTGATCGGGGTGATGGTGCTGGCGGCGCTGGGGGTGCAGCGGGGCGATCTGACCGTGGGCGATTTCGTCATGGTCAACGCCTATATGATCCAGATCACCGTACCGCTCAACTTTCTGGGCACCGTCTATCGCGAGATCCGGCAGGCGCTGGTCGATATGGGCGAGATGTTCGATCTGCTGGAACAGCCCGCCGAGGTGAGCGACAAGCCGGATGCCGCGCCGCTCAAGGTCAGCGGCGGCGAGATCACCTTGACGGATGTGCGCTTTGGCTACGAGGCGGATCGCGAGATCCTCAAGGGCGTGACGCTCAGCGTGCCGGCGGGGCAGACCGTGGCCATCGTGGGGGCCACCGGCTCGGGCAAGTCGACCATCGGGCGGCTGTTGTTCCGGTTCTACGATGTGACCGGCGGCGCGCTCTGCATCGACGGGCAGGACATCCGCGACGTGACCCAGACCAGCCTGCATGATGCCATCGGCGTGGTGCCCCAGGACACGGTGCTGTTCAACGACACCATCCGCTACAACATCGCCTATGGGCGCGAGAACGCCACTCAGGCCGATGTCGAGGCGGTGGCGCGTGCGGCGCAGATCCATGATTTCATCGCCTCGCTGCCCGAAGGCTATGACACCAAGGTGGGCGAACGCGGGCTGAAACTGTCGGGGGGTGAGAAACAGCGGGTGGGCATTGCGCGCACCCTGCTGAAGAATCCGCCGATCCTGCTGCTGGATGAGGCGACCAGCGCGCTGGACACCGAGACAGAGCAGGAGATCAAGGAGGCGCTGGCGCTGGCAGGCGAGGGGCGCACGGTGATCACCATCGCCCATCGTCTCAGCACCATCGCCGAGGCCGACAAGATCGTGGTACTGGAAAAGGGCGAGATCGTCGAACAGGGCACCCATGACGCGCTGTTGTCGCGCGGCGGGCGCTATGCCCAGCTCTGGACGCGCCAGCAGGCGGGCGAGGACGAGGCCGCCTGA
- a CDS encoding LysM peptidoglycan-binding domain-containing protein: MAGETGTAGLGGIGWAVVAGGVLVAGVAGLYFGGVIGGRQDPAVPVPVVANVPQVSEEKEENPAVAAVEPTGEAKPDPAPEAAAAPASEPETTAEAATPEPEATAEAPSEAAPEAPAAAPAETAELPAALGAPVLDQIFVEPDGTALLSGSAPAGARIAVLLDGAPLHEFEVPRDGKFAEFLTVPFSAAARALTLRAARDGQEALSGDYIVAALPAPQPVEVAEATPEAQPEPVEVKPEAQPVETAEVAPAPAAAASDAEPAPATDTARAEASAADAAETPANESAEAAAPAPAPAPEPVETAEAPAPAPQPTAPQETAEATAEPAVPVATEQAASEQPATDQTTTEQTAEQQTAEAPQPAAAPEEPARVAVLRSDESGVELVQPAQQPETVEAQRVALDTIGYNDAGNVRLAGRANVGSLVRAYFDNRAVADMTADALGKWRGEIGDIAPGVYTLRLDELDAQGVVLSRLETPFKREAPEVLRPAQPESDPSAPQQPPVRAVTVQKGDTLWAISRERYGDGVLYVKVFEANRDAIRDPDLIYPGQVFTVPE, encoded by the coding sequence ATGGCAGGAGAAACCGGGACCGCGGGGCTTGGCGGCATAGGCTGGGCAGTCGTTGCGGGAGGCGTTCTGGTGGCCGGGGTGGCCGGGCTCTATTTCGGTGGGGTGATCGGCGGCAGGCAGGATCCGGCAGTGCCGGTGCCCGTTGTGGCCAATGTCCCGCAAGTTTCTGAGGAAAAAGAGGAAAACCCTGCGGTTGCAGCGGTCGAGCCTACGGGTGAAGCCAAACCCGATCCCGCGCCCGAGGCCGCAGCCGCTCCCGCCTCCGAACCCGAGACCACCGCCGAGGCCGCCACGCCGGAACCGGAGGCCACCGCCGAAGCACCGAGCGAGGCCGCGCCCGAAGCGCCCGCTGCCGCACCGGCCGAAACCGCCGAACTGCCCGCCGCGCTTGGCGCGCCGGTGCTGGACCAGATCTTTGTCGAGCCCGACGGCACCGCGCTGCTCTCGGGCAGCGCCCCCGCCGGGGCGCGAATCGCGGTGCTGCTGGATGGCGCCCCGCTGCATGAGTTCGAAGTGCCCCGCGACGGTAAATTCGCCGAATTCCTGACAGTCCCGTTCAGCGCTGCCGCCCGGGCCCTGACCCTGCGCGCCGCCCGCGACGGGCAAGAGGCGCTCTCGGGCGATTACATCGTTGCCGCGCTGCCCGCGCCGCAACCTGTCGAGGTGGCCGAGGCTACGCCTGAGGCGCAGCCGGAACCCGTCGAGGTCAAGCCCGAAGCGCAACCGGTCGAGACAGCCGAAGTCGCGCCCGCACCAGCAGCAGCGGCAAGCGATGCCGAACCGGCGCCCGCCACCGACACCGCACGCGCCGAAGCGTCCGCAGCAGATGCGGCCGAAACACCCGCGAACGAAAGTGCCGAAGCGGCAGCCCCCGCGCCCGCGCCCGCGCCGGAACCGGTCGAAACGGCCGAGGCGCCTGCGCCCGCGCCGCAGCCCACGGCACCGCAAGAGACCGCCGAGGCAACAGCGGAACCGGCCGTGCCCGTCGCAACCGAACAGGCTGCAAGCGAACAACCCGCTACCGACCAGACCACCACCGAACAGACCGCCGAACAGCAGACCGCCGAGGCGCCTCAACCCGCCGCCGCGCCCGAAGAACCGGCCCGCGTGGCGGTGCTGCGCTCGGATGAAAGCGGGGTCGAGCTGGTCCAGCCGGCCCAACAGCCCGAGACCGTGGAAGCGCAGCGTGTCGCGCTCGACACGATCGGCTATAATGATGCGGGCAATGTGCGCCTTGCGGGCCGCGCCAATGTCGGCTCGCTGGTCCGGGCCTATTTCGACAATCGCGCGGTTGCCGACATGACTGCCGATGCGCTGGGCAAATGGCGGGGCGAGATCGGCGATATCGCCCCCGGTGTCTATACGCTGCGGCTGGACGAGCTGGATGCGCAGGGGGTCGTGCTGAGCCGGCTGGAAACCCCGTTCAAGCGCGAGGCGCCCGAAGTGCTGCGCCCGGCCCAACCCGAAAGCGACCCGTCCGCGCCCCAGCAGCCTCCGGTACGCGCGGTCACGGTGCAGAAGGGCGATACGCTCTGGGCCATTTCGCGCGAGCGCTATGGCGACGGCGTGCTTTACGTCAAGGTGTTCGAGGCCAACCGCGACGCCATCCGTGACCCCGACCTGATCTATCCCGGCCAGGTCTTTACCGTGCCCGAGTAA
- a CDS encoding TIGR00730 family Rossman fold protein — MTVKSVCIYCGSRAGAMPAYAEAARRMGALLAEAGWRLVYGAGDVGLMGEVARAAQAAGGQTFGVIPVHLLRREVGKTDLSTFVVTETMHERKKVMIMNADAVVVLPGGPGSLDELFEALTWRQLGLHDKPILVMNVDGYWDPLRALIERTVDQGFADASLADYLTWVDTPETAMAALRAALS, encoded by the coding sequence ATGACCGTCAAATCCGTTTGTATCTATTGCGGATCGCGCGCCGGAGCAATGCCCGCCTATGCCGAGGCGGCCCGCCGGATGGGCGCGCTGCTGGCCGAGGCGGGTTGGCGGCTGGTCTATGGCGCTGGCGATGTGGGCCTGATGGGAGAGGTGGCGCGCGCCGCTCAGGCCGCAGGCGGCCAGACCTTTGGCGTGATCCCGGTACACCTGCTGCGGCGCGAGGTCGGCAAGACCGACCTGAGCACATTCGTCGTCACCGAAACCATGCACGAACGCAAAAAAGTGATGATCATGAACGCCGATGCGGTGGTGGTGCTGCCCGGCGGCCCCGGCTCCTTGGACGAGCTGTTCGAAGCGCTGACCTGGCGCCAGCTGGGCCTGCATGACAAACCCATCCTGGTGATGAATGTGGACGGCTATTGGGACCCGCTGCGTGCCCTGATCGAACGCACGGTGGATCAGGGCTTTGCCGATGCCTCGCTGGCGGATTACCTGACCTGGGTCGACACGCCCGAAACCGCCATGGCGGCCCTGCGCGCCGCCCTGTCCTGA
- the rarD gene encoding EamA family transporter RarD: MDERGRGILAMIGTCLVWGLSPLYYKLLAHVPPPEVLSHRTFWSVLLFGVYLAMQGRLGELRRAYAGPRQTGLIALAAVMISLNWFVFILSIQLGHATEASIGYYIFPLIAVLIGRFWFAERLSGGQWLAVVLAALAVALLTWGLGVAPWVALILSSSFALYGAVKKFLPLGPVISVTAEIVIMMPLFLAVLAWFHLRGQGAFGGDLATSLLLIGSGPLTAIPLILFSYAARRVPLSTVGVLQYINPTLQFMCAVVIFGEPFTRWHGMAFALIWGAVAVFSLSLIRQDRAARRAAMAVSGVSTQVR; the protein is encoded by the coding sequence ATGGACGAGCGCGGGCGCGGTATTCTGGCAATGATCGGGACCTGTCTGGTCTGGGGACTCTCGCCGCTCTATTACAAGCTGCTTGCGCATGTGCCCCCGCCCGAGGTGCTGTCGCATCGCACCTTCTGGTCCGTTCTGCTGTTCGGTGTCTATCTGGCGATGCAGGGGCGGCTGGGCGAGTTGCGCCGCGCCTATGCCGGCCCGCGCCAGACCGGGCTGATCGCGCTGGCCGCGGTGATGATCTCGCTCAACTGGTTCGTCTTCATCCTGTCGATCCAGCTGGGACATGCCACCGAGGCCTCGATCGGCTATTACATCTTTCCGCTGATCGCGGTGCTGATCGGACGGTTCTGGTTTGCCGAGCGGCTAAGCGGCGGGCAATGGCTGGCGGTGGTGCTGGCGGCGCTGGCGGTGGCCCTGCTGACCTGGGGGTTGGGCGTGGCACCCTGGGTGGCGCTGATCCTGTCATCCAGCTTTGCCTTGTACGGCGCGGTCAAGAAGTTCCTGCCGCTGGGGCCGGTGATCTCGGTCACTGCCGAGATCGTGATCATGATGCCGTTGTTCCTGGCGGTGCTGGCCTGGTTCCATCTGCGCGGGCAGGGGGCGTTCGGCGGCGATCTGGCCACCTCTCTCCTGTTGATCGGATCCGGGCCGCTGACGGCAATCCCGCTGATCCTGTTCAGCTATGCGGCGCGCCGGGTGCCGCTGTCGACCGTGGGCGTGCTGCAATACATCAACCCCACCCTGCAGTTCATGTGCGCGGTGGTGATCTTTGGCGAGCCCTTCACCCGCTGGCACGGCATGGCCTTTGCGCTGATCTGGGGGGCCGTGGCGGTTTTCTCGCTGTCGCTGATCCGTCAGGACAGGGCGGCGCGCAGGGCCGCCATGGCGGTTTCGGGCGTGTCGACCCAGGTCAGGTAA